A section of the Metabacillus endolithicus genome encodes:
- the rplL gene encoding 50S ribosomal protein L7/L12: protein MTQEQIIEAVKNMTVLELNDLVKAIEEEFGVTAAAPVAVAAAGGEAAAEQTEFDVVLASAGGQKIKVIKVVREATGLGLKEAKELVDNAPKPLKEGVSKEEAEELKAKLEEVGASVEVK, encoded by the coding sequence ATGACTCAAGAACAAATCATTGAAGCAGTTAAAAATATGACTGTTTTAGAATTAAACGACTTAGTTAAAGCAATCGAAGAAGAGTTTGGTGTAACTGCTGCGGCTCCTGTAGCTGTTGCTGCTGCTGGTGGCGAAGCTGCTGCTGAGCAAACTGAATTTGACGTAGTACTTGCAAGTGCTGGCGGACAAAAAATCAAGGTTATCAAAGTTGTACGTGAAGCTACTGGCTTAGGCTTAAAAGAAGCTAAAGAATTAGTAGATAACGCTCCAAAACCACTTAAAGAAGGCGTTTCTAAAGAAGAAGCTGAAGAATTAAAAGCTAAACTTGAAGAAGTTGGAGCTTCTGTAGAAGTTAAGTAA
- the cysS gene encoding cysteine--tRNA ligase: MTIKLYNTLTRQKETFEPLEPGKVKMYVCGPTVYNYIHIGNARPAIVYDTVRRYLEFSGYEVNYISNFTDVDDKLIKAANELGEDVPTIADRFIDAYFEDVTALGCKRATTHPRVTENIDIIIDFIQALIDKGFAYEAGGDVYYKTREFKEYGKLSHQSVEELRLGNRIEVGDKKQDALDFVLWKSAKEGEISWESPWGHGRPGWHIECSAMAQKYLGDTIDIHAGGQDLTFPHHENEIAQSEAVTGKQFAKYWLHNGYININNEKMSKSLGNFVLVHDIIKEIDPQIVRFFMLSVHYRHPINFSQELLESTKNAFERLTTSYGNLKHRKNSSTNLTDNNEEWLTKIKNYQQQFKEEMDDDFNTANAISVLFDLSKQANYYLQEQNTSTEVIQAFLDQFDQLGKVLGVTFESTDLLDEEIDEMIQQRIQARKDRNFALADEIRDKLKDLNIILEDTPQGTRWKRG; encoded by the coding sequence ATGACAATAAAGTTGTACAATACGCTAACGAGACAAAAAGAAACGTTTGAGCCTCTAGAACCGGGAAAGGTAAAAATGTATGTTTGTGGTCCAACCGTTTATAATTATATTCATATAGGAAATGCTAGACCCGCAATTGTTTATGATACGGTAAGAAGATACTTAGAGTTTAGCGGGTATGAGGTGAACTATATATCAAACTTCACAGATGTGGATGATAAATTAATTAAAGCGGCTAATGAACTGGGTGAAGATGTTCCTACCATTGCAGATCGGTTTATTGACGCATATTTTGAAGATGTAACAGCACTTGGCTGCAAACGTGCGACCACACATCCACGTGTAACAGAAAACATTGATATTATTATTGATTTTATCCAAGCTTTAATTGATAAAGGCTTTGCTTATGAAGCAGGCGGTGATGTTTATTATAAGACAAGAGAATTTAAAGAGTATGGAAAGCTTTCACATCAATCGGTTGAGGAGCTTCGCTTAGGAAACAGAATTGAAGTAGGGGATAAAAAGCAGGATGCTCTAGACTTTGTTCTTTGGAAATCAGCAAAAGAAGGGGAAATTTCCTGGGAAAGTCCGTGGGGGCATGGTCGACCTGGCTGGCATATTGAGTGCTCTGCTATGGCACAAAAATATTTAGGTGACACAATTGACATTCATGCCGGTGGTCAGGACTTAACATTCCCTCATCATGAAAATGAAATTGCTCAATCTGAAGCTGTAACAGGTAAGCAGTTTGCTAAGTATTGGTTACACAACGGATATATTAATATTAATAATGAAAAGATGTCAAAGTCTTTAGGGAACTTTGTTTTAGTTCACGATATTATTAAAGAAATCGATCCACAAATTGTTCGTTTCTTTATGTTGTCTGTTCATTATAGACACCCAATCAACTTCTCTCAGGAGTTATTAGAGAGTACAAAGAACGCGTTTGAACGTTTAACAACATCATATGGAAATTTAAAGCATCGTAAAAACAGCAGCACAAATTTAACGGATAATAACGAAGAATGGCTAACAAAAATTAAAAACTATCAACAGCAATTTAAAGAAGAAATGGATGATGACTTTAATACAGCTAATGCTATTTCAGTTTTATTTGATCTATCAAAACAAGCAAATTACTATTTGCAGGAACAGAATACATCAACTGAAGTGATTCAAGCTTTCTTAGATCAATTTGATCAACTGGGTAAAGTGTTAGGGGTAACATTTGAATCAACAGATCTTTTGGATGAAGAAATTGACGAAATGATTCAACAGCGTATTCAAGCAAGAAAAGACCGCAATTTTGCTTTAGCTGATGAAATCCGTGATAAATTAAAAGACCTAAATATCATCTTGGAGGATACACCACAAGGTACGAGATGGAAGCGCGGTTGA
- the rplJ gene encoding 50S ribosomal protein L10 — MSAIIEQKKQIVDEISTKFRESKSTIVVDYRGLTVSEVTELRKQLREAGIDFKVYKNTMTRRAVEQAELTGLNDVLTGPNAIAFSNDDVVAPAKILNDFAKKHEALEIKAGVIEGNVASVEEVKALAELPSREGLLSMLLSVLQAPIRNFALATKAVAEQKEEQGA, encoded by the coding sequence ATGAGCGCAATTATCGAACAAAAGAAACAGATCGTAGATGAAATTTCTACTAAGTTCCGTGAAAGTAAATCTACTATCGTTGTTGATTACCGCGGATTAACTGTAAGTGAAGTTACTGAATTACGTAAGCAATTACGTGAAGCAGGAATCGACTTCAAAGTTTACAAAAACACAATGACTCGTCGTGCTGTTGAGCAAGCTGAGCTTACTGGTCTTAATGATGTATTAACAGGACCTAACGCAATTGCATTCAGTAATGATGATGTTGTAGCTCCGGCTAAAATTTTAAATGACTTCGCTAAAAAACACGAAGCTCTTGAAATCAAAGCTGGTGTAATTGAAGGTAATGTTGCTAGTGTTGAAGAAGTTAAAGCTCTTGCTGAACTTCCATCACGCGAAGGTTTACTTTCTATGTTGCTTAGCGTACTTCAAGCTCCTATCCGTAACTTTGCTCTTGCTACTAAAGCAGTTGCAGAACAAAAAGAAGAACAAGGTGCTTAA
- the rplK gene encoding 50S ribosomal protein L11: MAKKVIKIVKLQIPAAKANPAPPVGPALGQAGVNIMGFCKEFNARTAEQAGLIIPVEITVFEDRSFTFITKTPPAAVLLKKAAGIESGSGEPNRNKVATVKRDKVREIAETKMPDLNAASVESAMRMVEGTARSMGIVIED; this comes from the coding sequence GTGGCTAAAAAAGTAATTAAAATTGTAAAATTGCAAATTCCTGCAGCTAAAGCTAATCCAGCTCCACCAGTTGGTCCTGCATTAGGTCAAGCTGGTGTTAATATCATGGGATTCTGTAAAGAGTTCAACGCTCGTACGGCTGAACAAGCTGGATTAATCATTCCAGTTGAAATCACAGTATTCGAGGATCGTTCATTTACATTTATTACGAAAACTCCTCCTGCTGCTGTATTACTTAAGAAAGCAGCTGGAATTGAGTCTGGTTCTGGTGAACCAAACCGTAATAAAGTAGCGACTGTTAAGCGTGACAAGGTACGTGAAATCGCTGAAACAAAAATGCCTGATTTAAACGCAGCTAGTGTTGAGTCAGCAATGCGTATGGTAGAAGGTACTGCACGTAGCATGGGTATCGTTATCGAAGACTAA
- the nusG gene encoding transcription termination/antitermination protein NusG: protein MEKNWYVVHTYSGYENKVKANLEKRVESMGMEDKIFRVVVPEEEETDIKDGKKKVVKKKVFPGYVLVEIVMTDDSWYVVRNTPGVTGFVGSAGHGSKPTPLLPDEVSFILKRMGMDERRVEIDYELKETVKVTEGPFANFTGSIEEIDQDKNKLKVLVNMFGRETPVELDFSQVTKL, encoded by the coding sequence ATGGAAAAGAATTGGTATGTAGTACACACCTATTCAGGTTATGAGAATAAAGTTAAGGCCAACCTTGAAAAACGTGTAGAATCGATGGGAATGGAAGACAAGATCTTCCGCGTGGTTGTACCTGAAGAGGAAGAAACAGATATTAAGGATGGTAAGAAGAAAGTAGTTAAAAAGAAGGTCTTCCCAGGTTATGTGCTAGTTGAGATCGTCATGACGGATGACTCATGGTATGTTGTGCGAAACACACCTGGAGTAACTGGGTTCGTAGGCTCTGCAGGTCATGGGTCTAAACCAACACCACTATTACCTGATGAAGTGAGTTTTATTTTGAAACGCATGGGTATGGATGAGCGTCGTGTTGAAATTGATTATGAATTAAAAGAAACTGTTAAAGTAACAGAAGGTCCTTTTGCTAATTTCACAGGTTCCATCGAAGAAATCGATCAAGATAAAAATAAACTTAAAGTTCTTGTGAATATGTTCGGCCGTGAAACACCAGTAGAACTAGATTTTTCTCAAGTAACGAAATTATAA
- a CDS encoding Mini-ribonuclease 3 produces MFLELPTIKDSKLLNSLALAYIGDAVYEIYVRHYLLAKGNIRPNQLHNQAKRFVSAKAQASTLHHFFSLEFLTEEEQAVLRRGRNAKSGTIPKNTDVQTYRYSTAFEALIGYLYLEKRHERLEELIQKSFTFIDGKEGMS; encoded by the coding sequence ATGTTTTTAGAATTACCTACAATAAAAGATTCCAAGCTCTTAAATAGCTTGGCTTTGGCTTATATTGGCGATGCTGTTTATGAGATTTATGTAAGACATTATCTTTTAGCTAAAGGCAATATCCGTCCTAATCAACTTCATAATCAAGCAAAAAGATTTGTATCTGCAAAGGCACAAGCAAGCACATTACACCATTTTTTCTCGCTTGAGTTTCTTACTGAAGAAGAGCAAGCGGTGTTAAGAAGAGGAAGAAATGCAAAGTCAGGGACAATCCCAAAAAATACAGATGTACAAACTTATCGTTATAGTACAGCGTTTGAAGCACTGATTGGATACCTTTACTTAGAAAAAAGGCACGAACGTCTTGAGGAACTAATTCAAAAGTCATTTACATTTATTGATGGAAAGGAGGGGATGTCATGA
- the secE gene encoding preprotein translocase subunit SecE yields the protein MQRLISFFRDVTREMKKVSWPKGKELTKYTITVVSTVTFVAVFFAVVDLGISSLIRLFFE from the coding sequence ATGCAACGTTTAATTAGTTTTTTCCGAGATGTTACTCGTGAAATGAAAAAAGTCAGCTGGCCTAAAGGTAAAGAGCTTACAAAGTACACAATAACAGTTGTATCAACTGTTACATTTGTGGCAGTGTTCTTTGCGGTTGTTGACTTAGGTATTTCTTCTTTAATTCGTTTGTTTTTTGAATAA
- the sigH gene encoding RNA polymerase sporulation sigma factor SigH: MNSPINRGKVNKEDLELLEDEQVVELVHFGESEALDYLITKYRNFVRAKARSYFLIGADREDIIQEGMIGLYKAIRDFKEDKLTSFKAFAELCITRQIITAIKTATRQKHIPLNSYVSLDKPIYDEESDRTLMDVITGAKVMDPEELIINQEEFDDIEVKMGELLSDLERKVLALYLDGRSYHEISEELNRHVKSIDNALQRVKRKLERYLELREISL; this comes from the coding sequence TTGAATTCACCAATCAACAGGGGCAAAGTCAACAAAGAAGATTTAGAGTTATTGGAAGATGAACAAGTAGTTGAACTTGTGCATTTTGGAGAAAGTGAAGCGCTTGATTATTTAATTACAAAATACCGAAATTTTGTCCGGGCGAAAGCAAGATCATATTTTCTAATCGGTGCTGACCGGGAAGATATTATCCAGGAGGGAATGATTGGTTTATACAAAGCCATTCGTGACTTCAAGGAGGACAAGCTCACTTCTTTTAAAGCATTTGCCGAGCTATGTATTACAAGGCAAATCATTACCGCAATAAAAACTGCAACTCGTCAAAAGCATATTCCGCTGAATTCCTATGTTTCTTTAGACAAGCCAATATATGATGAAGAGTCTGATCGAACACTTATGGACGTTATTACTGGTGCAAAAGTGATGGACCCTGAGGAACTCATTATCAATCAAGAAGAATTTGATGATATTGAGGTGAAGATGGGGGAGTTACTAAGTGATCTTGAACGAAAGGTCTTAGCATTATATTTGGACGGCAGGTCATACCATGAAATCTCCGAAGAGCTGAATAGACATGTTAAATCGATTGATAACGCTCTGCAACGAGTGAAGAGAAAGTTAGAACGCTATTTAGAACTACGGGAGATTAGTTTATAA
- the rplA gene encoding 50S ribosomal protein L1, producing MAKKGKKFLEAAKLVDRSNFYSVQEAVELVKKTSIAKFDATVEVAFRLGVDPKKADQQIRGAVVLPNGTGKTQRVLVFAKGEKAKEAEAAGADYVGDADYINKIQQGWFEFDVIVATPDMMGEVGKLGRVLGPKGLMPNPKTGTVTFDVTKAVNEIKAGKVEYRLDKAGIIHVPIGKVSFEDSKLVENFTTVYETLLKAKPSAAKGTYMKSVNATSTMGPGVKVDSSSFAVK from the coding sequence ATGGCTAAAAAAGGTAAAAAGTTTTTAGAAGCTGCTAAATTAGTAGATCGTTCGAATTTCTACTCTGTACAAGAAGCAGTAGAACTAGTTAAAAAGACTAGCATCGCAAAATTTGATGCAACTGTAGAAGTTGCTTTCCGTTTAGGCGTAGACCCTAAGAAAGCTGACCAACAAATCCGTGGAGCAGTAGTACTTCCAAATGGTACTGGTAAAACTCAACGTGTATTAGTATTTGCTAAAGGTGAAAAAGCGAAAGAAGCTGAAGCAGCAGGTGCTGATTATGTTGGTGATGCAGACTACATCAACAAAATCCAACAAGGTTGGTTTGAGTTTGACGTAATCGTTGCAACTCCAGACATGATGGGTGAAGTTGGTAAATTAGGACGTGTATTAGGACCAAAAGGTTTAATGCCAAACCCTAAAACTGGAACAGTTACATTTGATGTAACAAAAGCTGTTAATGAAATCAAAGCTGGTAAAGTTGAATACCGTCTTGATAAAGCTGGTATTATCCATGTTCCTATCGGAAAAGTATCATTTGAAGATAGCAAACTTGTAGAGAACTTTACAACAGTTTATGAAACCTTATTAAAAGCTAAGCCTTCTGCAGCAAAAGGTACTTATATGAAGAGCGTAAATGCTACTTCTACTATGGGACCTGGTGTGAAGGTAGATTCTTCAAGCTTCGCTGTAAAATAA
- the cysE gene encoding serine O-acetyltransferase, translating to MLKMMKEDVEVVFEQDPAARNYFEVILTYSGLHAIWSHRIAHAFYKKKFFFLARAISQISRFFTGVEIHPAARIGRRFFIDHGMGVVIGETCEIGDNVTVFQGVTLGGTGKEKGKRHPTIKDNALIATGAKVLGSITVGAYSKIGAGSVVLKDVPDQSTVVGIPGRVVIQNGKRVDQDLNHSDLPDPVSDRFKELEAELKQLRDEVQHLRKGKNDYDNKVVQYANETKRNV from the coding sequence ATGTTGAAAATGATGAAAGAAGACGTAGAGGTTGTTTTTGAGCAAGATCCCGCAGCAAGAAATTATTTTGAAGTTATTTTAACTTATTCAGGATTACATGCCATTTGGAGTCATCGAATTGCCCATGCTTTTTACAAAAAGAAGTTCTTTTTCTTAGCTAGAGCTATCTCGCAGATAAGCAGGTTTTTTACAGGAGTTGAGATTCATCCTGCTGCAAGAATTGGACGCCGTTTCTTTATTGACCATGGAATGGGCGTTGTTATCGGGGAAACATGTGAGATTGGAGACAATGTGACGGTCTTCCAGGGAGTAACACTTGGTGGAACGGGAAAAGAAAAGGGAAAAAGGCATCCGACCATTAAAGACAATGCGCTAATTGCTACAGGAGCAAAGGTGTTAGGCTCTATTACTGTTGGAGCATACTCAAAGATAGGAGCGGGGTCTGTTGTCCTAAAAGATGTGCCAGATCAATCGACTGTTGTTGGAATTCCTGGAAGAGTCGTTATCCAAAATGGAAAGAGAGTTGATCAGGACTTAAACCATTCTGATTTACCAGATCCAGTTTCAGATCGTTTTAAGGAGTTAGAAGCTGAGTTAAAACAATTAAGAGATGAAGTACAACACCTAAGGAAAGGAAAGAATGACTATGACAATAAAGTTGTACAATACGCTAACGAGACAAAAAGAAACGTTTGA
- a CDS encoding NYN domain-containing protein, which translates to MDILLVDGYNIIGAWPELQNLKKNDLAGARDLLIEKMAEYQAYTGYRVIIVFDAHMVKGIEKKQKNYRVEVIFTRENETADERIEKLAISLSNIKTQVHVATSDFTEQWAIFGQGALRKSARELLNEMTSIENRIQHKVKKIEEKRPSSKIAIPEDVLEKLEKWRRGDL; encoded by the coding sequence ATGGATATCCTATTGGTTGATGGATATAACATTATCGGTGCGTGGCCGGAATTACAAAACCTTAAGAAAAATGATTTAGCGGGAGCACGAGATCTATTAATTGAAAAAATGGCTGAATATCAAGCATATACAGGATACCGGGTCATTATTGTATTTGATGCTCATATGGTAAAAGGCATTGAGAAAAAGCAGAAAAATTATCGAGTTGAAGTCATTTTTACAAGAGAAAATGAAACAGCGGATGAAAGAATTGAGAAGTTGGCTATTTCATTAAGCAATATTAAAACTCAAGTTCATGTAGCTACCTCAGACTTTACTGAGCAATGGGCAATCTTTGGACAAGGTGCATTAAGGAAATCAGCAAGAGAATTACTTAATGAAATGACGTCAATTGAAAACAGGATTCAACACAAAGTGAAGAAGATTGAGGAAAAACGACCTTCTTCAAAGATTGCTATTCCAGAAGATGTTCTAGAAAAATTGGAAAAGTGGCGAAGAGGAGATCTTTGA
- the gltX gene encoding glutamate--tRNA ligase — protein sequence MAKEVRVRYAPSPTGHLHIGNARTALFNYLFAKNQGGKFIIRIEDTDKKRNIAGGEESQLKYLKWLGIDWDESIDVGGEYGPYRQSERNDIYKKYYEELLEKGLAYKCYCTEEELEKEREEQMARGETPQYSGKHANLTKEEQNELESQGLQASIRFRVPANKEYRFTDMVKGDISFESEGMGDFVIVKKDGTPTYNFAVAVDDHLMGISHVLRGEDHISNTPKQLMIYEAFGWDIPVFGHMTLIVNENRKKLSKRDESIIQFIEQYEDLGYLPEALFNFISLLGWSPGGEEEVFTKNQLIEIFDANRLSKSPAVFDTHKLAWMNNQYIKQLDLEKLIPLCLPHLIKAGKVSENMSEEEQERTHQLIALYQEQLNFGAEIVDLTELFFKEEISYEEEANDVLAGEQVPEVLSAFVSEINQSDDFSADTVKTMIKAVQKATGQKGKNLFMPIRVAITGQTHGPDLPKSIAVLGKSTVLARLQNAIS from the coding sequence ATGGCAAAAGAAGTTAGAGTTCGTTATGCACCAAGTCCAACTGGACATTTACATATTGGAAATGCAAGAACAGCATTATTTAATTATTTATTCGCTAAAAATCAAGGTGGAAAATTTATTATACGTATTGAAGATACGGATAAGAAACGTAATATTGCTGGCGGAGAAGAAAGTCAATTAAAGTACTTAAAATGGCTAGGAATTGATTGGGATGAAAGTATTGATGTTGGTGGAGAATATGGTCCATATCGCCAGTCAGAGAGAAATGATATTTACAAGAAATATTATGAAGAGCTTCTAGAAAAAGGTTTAGCTTATAAATGTTATTGTACAGAAGAAGAGCTGGAAAAAGAACGTGAAGAACAAATGGCGAGAGGTGAAACACCTCAGTATTCTGGTAAGCACGCTAACTTAACAAAAGAAGAACAAAACGAATTAGAATCACAAGGGCTTCAAGCAAGCATTCGTTTTCGAGTACCTGCTAATAAAGAGTACCGTTTTACTGACATGGTAAAAGGGGATATTTCCTTTGAGTCAGAAGGAATGGGTGACTTTGTTATTGTCAAAAAGGACGGAACACCTACTTATAATTTTGCAGTAGCTGTTGATGACCACTTAATGGGGATTTCACATGTACTAAGAGGAGAAGACCACATTTCTAATACGCCAAAGCAATTGATGATTTATGAAGCGTTTGGCTGGGATATTCCTGTATTCGGTCATATGACATTAATCGTAAATGAAAACCGCAAAAAATTAAGTAAACGAGATGAATCAATCATTCAATTTATTGAGCAATATGAAGATCTTGGTTATCTACCAGAAGCGTTATTTAACTTTATTTCATTACTTGGTTGGTCGCCGGGCGGAGAAGAAGAGGTATTTACAAAGAATCAATTAATTGAAATCTTTGATGCGAATCGTCTTTCTAAATCTCCAGCTGTCTTTGATACACATAAATTAGCTTGGATGAATAATCAATATATTAAGCAGCTAGATCTTGAAAAATTAATTCCACTTTGCTTGCCTCATTTAATTAAAGCGGGGAAAGTGTCAGAAAACATGAGCGAGGAAGAACAGGAAAGAACTCATCAATTAATTGCGCTCTATCAAGAGCAATTGAACTTTGGAGCAGAAATTGTTGATTTAACGGAGCTTTTCTTTAAAGAAGAAATCTCTTATGAAGAGGAAGCAAACGATGTTCTTGCAGGAGAGCAAGTTCCTGAAGTTTTATCAGCGTTTGTGAGTGAAATCAATCAAAGCGATGATTTTTCAGCTGATACAGTGAAAACAATGATAAAGGCTGTCCAGAAAGCAACCGGACAAAAAGGGAAAAATTTATTTATGCCGATTCGTGTAGCGATAACAGGTCAAACACATGGACCGGACTTACCAAAGTCTATTGCGGTTTTAGGAAAATCCACCGTTTTAGCTAGATTACAAAATGCAATTAGTTGA
- the rlmB gene encoding 23S rRNA (guanosine(2251)-2'-O)-methyltransferase RlmB yields MSEDLIIGRNPVIEVLKSSRDINKIWVAENSLKGQAQQITKLAKERGITINFVPKKKIDQMVEGNHQGVVAQVAAYEYVHVDDLLKVAEERNEPPFLLLLDEIEDPHNLGSIMRTADAVGAHGIVIPKRRAVGLTATVAKSSTGAIEHIPVARVTNMARTIDDLKEKGVWIVGTDAKGADDYRNLDGKMSLALIIGSEGKGIGRLIKEKCDFLVKMPMVGHVTSLNASVAASLLMYEVYRKRYPLGE; encoded by the coding sequence ATGAGTGAAGATCTTATTATTGGACGTAATCCGGTAATCGAGGTATTAAAATCATCGAGAGACATTAATAAAATATGGGTAGCAGAAAACTCTTTAAAAGGACAAGCCCAGCAAATAACGAAGCTTGCTAAAGAAAGAGGTATAACCATCAATTTTGTCCCTAAAAAGAAGATTGATCAGATGGTGGAAGGAAACCATCAAGGTGTAGTTGCCCAGGTGGCTGCCTATGAATATGTTCATGTTGACGATTTACTAAAAGTAGCTGAAGAACGAAATGAACCACCATTTTTATTATTGCTAGATGAAATTGAGGATCCACATAACCTCGGGTCCATCATGAGAACGGCTGATGCAGTAGGGGCACATGGTATTGTTATCCCTAAGCGAAGGGCAGTTGGGCTAACAGCTACTGTAGCAAAGTCATCTACTGGGGCAATTGAACATATCCCTGTGGCAAGGGTTACGAATATGGCGAGAACAATCGATGATCTAAAGGAAAAAGGAGTATGGATTGTAGGGACAGATGCAAAAGGAGCAGATGATTACCGCAATCTTGATGGAAAGATGTCACTTGCATTAATTATAGGAAGTGAAGGTAAGGGGATTGGTCGTCTTATAAAAGAAAAATGTGATTTCTTAGTCAAGATGCCAATGGTTGGACATGTTACATCATTAAATGCATCTGTAGCAGCTAGTCTCTTAATGTATGAGGTATATAGAAAGCGATATCCTCTAGGGGAGTAG
- the rpmG gene encoding 50S ribosomal protein L33, with the protein MRKKIILACTSCGSRNYTTMKNSTSTNDRLDVNKFCKVCNSHTNHRETK; encoded by the coding sequence ATGCGTAAAAAGATTATCCTTGCATGCACATCGTGTGGAAGTAGAAATTATACAACGATGAAAAATAGTACAAGCACAAATGATCGGTTGGATGTTAATAAATTTTGTAAAGTATGTAATTCGCATACAAACCACCGTGAAACGAAATAG